TGTTTCAGTTATACTTCAGGTACTATTAGAGTACCTAAAAAAATGGTACCAGAGAAATATCAGATGGAAAATGACCTATCTGTGCAGGCAACCATGGTGATGAGTTACCTaaaaagacaccctggcagaataTTAGCCTATTAGCACATTAAAATCTATTGATTAGCAGGACTTAGAAAGATGTCAGTCATGCAGTGTAGAAGAGACACTATTCTTGGAAAGGGATTTATAGAAGGGTACACGTACGAGAACGCGACAGTCATACCTTGAAGCATTGTTGCTTGTTTTGCATATATTTTAAAGTGCACCCATGCCCAGACTATGGACATTAAAACTACCTACATATTCTTAACAAGAGctttaaaggataggttcaccttttCAAGCATTTTACACCTTACacacatatttagggtgtaacatgctaCGGCATCTCTCTCcacacccctgacccccccccccccatccctttgACAGCAGGCAGAGGATCCTCCCTACGCACCTGCTGCCACATTTTAGCCCAGCACAGCTGAATCATTCACTCACACTGTGAATGAGAAAACTTCAAACAGCATCTGCCACCGTGGCAGTCAACTTTTAGCTCTCAATGGACTGTGAGGGTGCTGATGACCACTCTTGTAGTCCACTGACATGTATTACAGCTTTCTAACAGAAGGCCTATACAGAGGTATGGGCAAGAAAGCTGAAGGATATGTCTGCATGAGCCCGACATAGCACCCACTGTGTCTGCACCCTCTTCTGTGGCTCTGAAGTGGATGCAGACGCAGCAAAAAGCAGCTCAGCACGGAGGACATCCATCCGATTGAGTCCTTAGATACACCTTCAGAGGACTGGCAATCTGCCAAGATTTTGCTTTCATAGATAATGCTGTTCTAGACTTATATGCCTATAACTAGAGGTGAACAAGGGATTGTTTTAAAATGCTTTAACTCATTCAGAATATGTCAATATTTTTGTGTGCATAGACTGGGCCCAGGTTCACTTTAAGTAAGCTTAAAtgtaaattctgaaaaaaaaaaatgtttaaaaggataactccacttttgtggggaaaataaatagcaaacaaagaaaaataatatagtgtataccagggatcctcaaactatggccctccagctgttgtagaactacacatcccacgaggcattgtaacacactgacattcacagacatgactaggcatgatgggaattgtagttcctgaaaaactggagggccatagtttgacccatggtgtatacaattgcgacacaagtgatattgtaatgtaatgttattaaaaatgacatttccctttcaatctgcagccgctgcaattttctgaaaatgcaatatggctacctggaaaaaaaagtaggaattgcaatgtacatagatcacccaggagggaaatatttttttctcaacaaaagtggagttacactttaaagtaaaaaaaaaaaataataataaaaaaaaaagaagatgaaaaATGTCTTTGCATAAGAACCATACTACATTTTCAAAGCGGTTGATGCTGGTTCAAATCACCCTTGTGACTATTTTCATGATGAACATAAAAAAAGTCAACAAATACCCTAatttttgtgaatgggcggcccAATTGCCTTTGGTCCTAGTAAGCGCTGTATTTAGGAATTCCAGTTTGTTGATGTAGAGGGGAAAAAGTCTCCTTCAAGAAGGAAGTCAAATTATTAGCACACAAGTGCGAGAGCATCTCAAGATAGGCACGGTGTCCACTCCTCATATTCCACAAATCAAGAAATAGTATAAATCTGCATTTGGGTGGAGTAACCTTTTAGGAAAATTATGACCCGTTATCCTGTTAACTCTAACAAATGAAAAAATCAACTTCTGCATTtcaaataaatataaagaaaacaacttttttacttttgtaagcaaaaataaaaatacggtAAGCCACTAACTGCATCACGAGCAATCCACTTCTGCAAGTATGACAACTTTgagggcatcaaaaaaaaaaacgtaaagacTTCCTGTGGTGTTGCCCTGCATAACCAACATACAGGTTCATTTTGGTGGAGGTGCCATTCTTACTGTTGTGAAACTAGTTCCCAGTTACCCGCACAGCCATATGGCAAACTTGGTGAAAATTTTAgagaaaaaatacacagaaaaccAAACACAATGTGACTGAATAACTAAATAATAACATTATATTCACTTAGCAGAGTGAATATTCACTTTTACAAGTGTGTTAACTTTGTAAAACGTGAATAAGCACAACCTAGTATTCACATTGAATACCAAATGTGTGGGGAAAACACGCAGGATGGTGTATTTGGTGGGACATTATTGGTTTATTGAAGTAGTGTAGATTTAGCTTTATCCAATTTATCAAGCTAGGTGAACAGTTTCTGTtcaattagtaaatcaaccccaatgccttGAGCTGGCATGCAGTATTTACCAATGTAAAATAAAAGTGAAGTCTAAGGAATGTGTTTTACAGTATATCAATTTGTTAAAAAGGAACAGATAAAACATTAAAGCTGTATTAACcccaaatgtattatattgcaatttgccaattcttagatgtggttgctccatttgtttgttttttcaggattgtttcccttttttttttgcatcatttGATCCTGCAAGCATGTCTATAATTTTTCATCAGACCAAGCTGTGCCAAAAAAGTGACAGAGGTGGTTACAATGATCAgctattttttcatttatgtaaaacctttatcccaaaaagtaaaaaagaaaagaataaatcCTTGCTGTAACTGCTTTAAATGATCACTTTTGTTACATCCGTATTTAGTACACCAATGCTCCTGTAAAaacgaataataataataaatgctaaATTTTtcacatgcaaaaatcatgtgtattttattatttaaaggtaaacttatgccgcgtacacacaaacggaaattccgacaacaaatgcaagctttttgtcggaatttacgaccgtttgtaggctccatcagacatttgctgtcaaaTTCCCGCCAagaaaattgagagctggttctcaatttttccaacagcaaaagttcttgtcgaaaattatgatcgtctgtatgcaattccgaccaggggtcaagtcctggggaaaaaagtgtgggaactcccacccaagatccactcccccaccaaaaaaaaaaaaaaaaagaagaaatgatacgctcatatgcataattactaaaccgcatgttttttgtttttttttcgatccactgtacctaatcctttatgttactgcccgcttcctgtatatagatttattaggtagtgtgcgggtattccgtcacttcctcgatgctgcaatgtctcctgggagcttttgtcattgttcccaggagacattgcggcatcaaggaagtgactaCGTGATGAATCCATtgacaggaagcggccagtaacataaaggattactaatgttcgcctgcccctgacagtgactcgagctgggcatcgtcacttagtgaaggatcggctagggcggctcggctgctctagtcctgcaaagggaactgagttcctgctgtgaaaaaagtgcaggaactccgttcccacgcgttcctgcaggacttgagccctgattccgacgcacaaaaatcctacgcatgctcggaatcactgaacttcatttttcccggctcgttgtagtgttgtatgtaaccgcgttcttgacgttcggaattttcaacaacatttgtgtgaccgtgtgtatgcaaggcaagtttgagccaaaattccatcggaaaaaaatctacggttttgttgtcggaatttccgatcgtgtgtacgcgacattagccTGTAAAAAGTGTTAGCAGGAGTCAGAATTTTGTTTGTTAGTCAAGCTCTAAACTACCCTCTCCCCAGATTGTCAATGCTGTTGGCCAAAGGTGTATCGGTTGTGCCTCCATCCAGAGTGGAAAACAGGAAGCgtgttactggctagatcaccagcAGTAACTAGCTCACGCTTGTTCGGACATGATCCCAAACCCACATGAACTATCCCACAAAGCCAACAATTGATCACGGGGTATCAAGGGTGGGGAATGACTCTGTTTGACTGTCAGCTTTGAAAGCAATCACCacttgaaaataaaggaaaaaaggctaaaacaaaaagaatgtatgcagccaccacatatgaGGAttgataaactgcaatatattaatggtttgtttttgagtttaatactgctttaatagaCTATACTGATTAATAGACAAATAACTCTTACTGTGGTTTTAGTTAAGAAAAGACTATACCAACTAGTGTTGTTTGTTTTTATGTAGGAAATTCTACATCAATTTCTTTACAAAAATATTGGTAGCCCATTACTAATGTTGGGTTCCACACCACTTTACAAGCAGCAAAAATAGTATACCTAGAAAAATGAAATGTAACAAGCATATTAGaatgaactataaaaaaaaaaaaaaaaaaaaaaacatttgaaatgtATAAAATTGAACAAACTTCTCTTGAGAAATGCAGTTATTAAACACACGGAAATGTTTTAGGGGAGTGCAAATACGCAGTCTCACATTCTAACAAACTATTTTTCTATACTCTTTTACAAGtaatattcagaaaaaaaacataggtAAAAGCAGCACTATAAATCTCTATAAAGACAACTAAAATAATTTACTAAATTTTCAGCAGTTATTAACTTGACTTTTTTGTAGCTTTTTTAAGTATgtcacatttttttctatttgggcGCCTGCACCTTTCATCAATGCTTGGAATACATTCATAATGCCATACTTCCTCCATTTTGTCTACAGGGTATACAGCTTCCACATAGTGGCGGATCAATCTTAGTCTTAGGGGATCCAGCTGCTTCTTGTTGCATGCACCTGAGTGGTTGTACTGCAGCCTAAGATTTTCTGGAGTAAACAGTTCTGGAAAGAGTCTCACTAATAGTCTGGCAGCAAAATTCCCAACAGAAAGGCTCTGTTGAACAATGTCTCTTATTTCTTTGTCACTAAGTGAGTAAATTGTAGGCACAGGGAAATCAGGAGGTGGAATGGCAATCTTATCCAAAGGTATTTTACAGAAGTCTTTCGTGCTACGTTCAGGAGGCAGAGGTGGTCCTTCTATAAGCTCTCTGTATGTTTCAGAGTTCAACTCGAAAGGCACAAACTCTCTTCTCTCAGGCAAGGGTACATACACTTTCCTTTGCTGCTGGTAAGATCGTCTTTGTTCTGTATCCCTTCGCCGACATCTCTCATCCAGTTTCCCCACAAACTCCAAAGTCCAAACTCTATCATTTTTTGCCCTGGGGTAAAGTATTTGAACATAATGCCTGATGAGTTTTACACGAACTGGATCTAGCTGTTTCTTACCCAGTGAACCACTGCAGTTGTATTGTTTTCTCAAATTCTCATGTGTGAAAAGTTCAGGGAACAAATGCACTAGAAGACGAGAGGCAAAATTACCAATTGACAAGCTAGTCTCGTATATATTTTTAAGTTGCTCTTTGCTGAGCAAGAATTGTGGAAAAGGAACCTCAAAGTCAGGGGCTGGAATGGCAATTTTATCAAAATCAAAAGGAACAAGCCAaatttttttggactttcttcCTGGTTTTTCCATGTCATTATCAGTGTCATCTTCTACCTTTACAAAAGACAGGTCATCAGGTAGACCAGATTCATAACAGTCATCTCTCATCTCGTCACACTCACTACCATCCATGAACAGACTCTCCAACTCATCATTTATTCTTTGTACACACTGTTGCAGCCAAATATCATCCTCCTGTATTTCTGGAAAGTATATCTCTGTGTACTGACGGATCAGCTGCAGTCGGTGAGGATCGACAGTAAAATTCTCAGGGTCTCCAAAATTCCTTTCACCAAGTTTTCTTTGGTTAAATATTTCTGGAAATAATCTATGAAGCAAAAATACTGCAAATTCTCCTGGATTAGAAGCCTCTTCTAAACATTCATTGAGGTCCTTCACATTAATGGCATATTCTGAAACCATGGGGTTGGCTCTTTCTAAAGTGtcgtcttcctcttcttctttactTTCAACAAAATGAGAATTCTGACATGGTTGATTTTCAAAGAAGGGAGAGGCCTGCATACCATGATGGCTGCTTTCCATTTCTCTCTCAGCCCAAAAACGATTGAAGAAATCATTTACTTGAGGCAAGACTTCAACCTGCCACACTGCATTGTTCTGAACAGAGAGATAGCATGCCTCCACATAGTTTCTTATGAGCTGGAGATGAAGGGATTCTAGTTTAATCTTGTTGACAAAGCCACATGTACTACAGCTTCTGGACAAAGCACTGCTTCCGAAAAGCTCAGGGAACAGTTGAACCAGCAAACGGCATGCTAGGTCACCAGCTGAGGTGCTCTGGTCCATTGCTTGTTTAAGTTCAGTAGTAGTAAGCTGATACTCAGGAGGTGGATGAAATTCTGCCACCATTTCATTAGGGCtgacttttttctttattctacTTACCTCAAGGGACAAAAGGTCAACTTTACTATGAAGCTGAGACATATTGGAATTGAGAGTGTTGagtgtgaaaaacattttttgtattaAAGTGTAAAGGTTTGACTCCTCATTGACGGGTGAAGTTACGGAACTGGAGCCCGTTTCACGTTTACGAAGATCGTTAAACATCCGAACTCCGGAAGAGCTACACTGATTTACCTTCTCATGAATTTCAAAAGATGCCAACAGGTCAGATgtaacagaatgttttttctctgtaatcttgtGTGAAATTCCATACAGAGGTTTTTTGTAAGACGTGGCAAATTCGCTTACTGTGTCTTCTTCACCTGGGGATTCAGTACTGTGTTCAGAGCTGGTACTTAACTCAACATGTGCCAGGGCAGAGCATGCAGAATCCCTGTTTTTCAAACCTGAAGGCAGACCCTAAAACACAAAGTATAAATCAAGTATAAATAAAATAGAGTATGCACTTGTAGTAGCTGAGGACATCAAAAcctaatatacaaaaaaaaaaataagggaacCCATGTTACCTGCCTATTCACTAAAATCCAGATAGTGGGGCTTAATGGTAAAAAACCTAAACCAACCAATTAATTGGCAGAACTGCTTAATACAAGGACCATTAACATGAGCCTCCGGGGCTTGAAACCAAAAATCAATTAGAGACTACAgatttataaaattaaaaaaacgttttaaaaaacaaaaaaacaataatttaaaaaaacaaccacCTTCCATCACCATTAAAAAGACAACAGCGGGGGCTGTAAAAATGTTCTCCCAAATGGCATAACACGGATGGGGTCACAGTGTTTTATTGCAGGGGTCATCCTCCTCACCATCATGGATAGGAACCTTTCTCTACAGCTGCATAAAGCCGACAATAGCAAATAACAGCACTGTGACAACCAATCAGCATGCGGAACACTATATGACAGCCAGGCACCTAATTATAAATGCTAGTCTACATTGATAAATGGCCCCTGCAATATAGCACCATGACCCTATCTGTTTGGTGCCATTTGGGAGAGCCTTTTTACAGCCCCCCAGATTTACGATTGCACTAGTCAGCATTTATTCCTTATTGTGGGGTGTATGAATGTGCGTATGATGTCTAGACGTATAGTATGCACTGGGACAACATTGTCTCTTTAATGGTGATGGAAGATGGTTGTTTTTTTTGATTATAGtacccaatttatttatttttttattattttgttgtctctaattgattttttatttcattaaagcCCCAGAGGCTCATGTTAATTGACCTGATATTGAACAGTTCCTTGTTCTGATAATTAATTGGTTGGATAACAAAACGTGCACATTTGAATTAGTACTGAAGCACCAATAAACAAAAGATTGCTACTTTAACACttcaagtattattttactgcctAGAATTTTGGGGTATATTATAAAGATTATAGAATGCACTTGCGCTAAGAAACTTTTTTATAGAAGTGTTGTAGTTGTTAAAGATGTGCCTTTTTACATCTTAACATAATCCATATATACCGTACTTCCAGAATGGTACCATGGTGATTTGCAAGGACTACCTAATTTTATAAAGATTAAACCTATTCCCTTGAACCATCAAACTGTATTGTACATTAGAACACTTCAATACATGTTTCATAGAAAATTATTAATCGGTAACAGTGTTGTGGTGATAAGTTTTAAAACATAGTCGTCACTTTTGGTAGCTAAATGCCCAGCTATCGATGTTCTTTTAGGATAAAATGTATACACTATGTTTGAAGTCCCTTATCTAAGTTCAAATCCCAGAGTTTTTTTGGTGTCTGTGTATTGTTGGGGAAATATTCTTTAGCTACCTGTCCAGGAGacataacaggaagtgaagggaagtctcTTCAAAGTGAGGACCATGCCCCTCCATTTCTAAAAGTTCACCAGGGCAAACAGAGAGGGCAGATGTCCCCAGAAGGGGCACATACAGCCATACAAATCTTAACATGGATTTCAACACTCCCCCAATCTATTCATTACTAAAACAATGTGCCTTTAGCGATACTTTAGGAATAGCCTGAATCTGAAAAATTAAGGTCAGACTTTTTAGGTTTAACTAACATTTTGTATTTTCACACACAATAAAATGCACatttcaggctcaggtaagtatacaggGGGGTGCGGGAGTGCTACACATACAGGGAcatttttttaccaattttttttgtaaagtcttgtttttttcccaataaaaataacaaacatgttatacttgcctgctctgttgcagtggacttgcacagagcagcccagatcctctttttgggtccctcttatgtgatcctggctcctccctcctgttcagtgccaccacatcaagcagcttgctatggggacacccgagccaagtcacagctccctgtatccattcagacacggagctgtgacCCAGCCCCCCTCTATCATGACAACAGTAAACGCCcagcaatgcccat
The sequence above is drawn from the Rana temporaria chromosome 4, aRanTem1.1, whole genome shotgun sequence genome and encodes:
- the BEND3 gene encoding BEN domain-containing protein 3: MNAAEFQDENDYKVKVVTVDSSSEEVRLRRLHAPYVGKVDPECTVNCHSSKRKQASLMSNGSSGEAENLTTLKKRRLTQEGLPSGLKNRDSACSALAHVELSTSSEHSTESPGEEDTVSEFATSYKKPLYGISHKITEKKHSVTSDLLASFEIHEKVNQCSSSGVRMFNDLRKRETGSSSVTSPVNEESNLYTLIQKMFFTLNTLNSNMSQLHSKVDLLSLEVSRIKKKVSPNEMVAEFHPPPEYQLTTTELKQAMDQSTSAGDLACRLLVQLFPELFGSSALSRSCSTCGFVNKIKLESLHLQLIRNYVEACYLSVQNNAVWQVEVLPQVNDFFNRFWAEREMESSHHGMQASPFFENQPCQNSHFVESKEEEEDDTLERANPMVSEYAINVKDLNECLEEASNPGEFAVFLLHRLFPEIFNQRKLGERNFGDPENFTVDPHRLQLIRQYTEIYFPEIQEDDIWLQQCVQRINDELESLFMDGSECDEMRDDCYESGLPDDLSFVKVEDDTDNDMEKPGRKSKKIWLVPFDFDKIAIPAPDFEVPFPQFLLSKEQLKNIYETSLSIGNFASRLLVHLFPELFTHENLRKQYNCSGSLGKKQLDPVRVKLIRHYVQILYPRAKNDRVWTLEFVGKLDERCRRRDTEQRRSYQQQRKVYVPLPERREFVPFELNSETYRELIEGPPLPPERSTKDFCKIPLDKIAIPPPDFPVPTIYSLSDKEIRDIVQQSLSVGNFAARLLVRLFPELFTPENLRLQYNHSGACNKKQLDPLRLRLIRHYVEAVYPVDKMEEVWHYECIPSIDERCRRPNRKKCDILKKATKKSS